The nucleotide sequence AACAGGCAGGGCAGTAATAGGCATTCTCCATAGGACACCTCCTTGTTTTACGCAATTCATAGCGTTAGCTCAACACAACCAACCTGTGCGAGTTAACGGCAAGTTCCAGACTTTGTCGCTCTTACGCCTCAATAGGGTCTGATAGATTCTTTCATAGTCGTTTTCAAAGGCAAGCGCACTCCCCCTAAGATATAGTTGCCACAGTCGTGCTTTGCGTTCACCAATCAGGGAAACCATGCGATCGAATACTCGCCTAAAGTTGTCTGCCCAGCAATTTAAAGTGATGGCGTAGTGGGGTCTCCAGGCATCGACATCGACGATTTCCCAACCGGTTTGTTCAGCAACGGAAAGCATTGTAGACAGTTGCGCTAATTCTCCATTCGGGAAAATGTAGCGGTTGATAAACCGCTCACCTATGCTGGAACCATTACATGGTTCAGACGAAGCAATTCCGTGATTGAGAAACAGTCCGCCTGGTTTCAGCACCTGTAGAACCGATTGAAAGTAGATTGGGTAGTTGATCAGCCCTACGTGTTCAACCATGCCAACGGAAACAATCTTGTCAAAGGTGGGTTCTTTGGGCAGGTCGCGGTAGTCTCGCAGTTCTACGGTGAGTTGATCTGATAGTTGCTCCTGGTTAATTCGGTGCTGGTTATAGAGCCACTGTTCCTGACTGAGTGTGATGCCATACCCTTTGACACCATAGTGTTTCACCGCCCAGCGCAATAAAGCTCCCCAGCCACAGCCAATATCAAGCAGGGTC is from Leptothermofonsia sichuanensis E412 and encodes:
- a CDS encoding class I SAM-dependent methyltransferase, encoding MSNRLLNAFSYSRPEANPQELTTRCRLPSGIHAWLQELLSNLPLELHVNFWDQDFCIFGGTDQEKAGSQLFLQVHHPGVLRSLILSQDPLILVDAYLHELLDIEGDLEALIPLVQAYPHVEMQPLRSLKLWVEAHRLPPLPVDSTKLTSAETRQEMHSPDQDKASIQHHYDLGNSFYRQWLDPLMVYSCAHFEHSEMSLETAQINKIDLICRKLQLSPGQTLLDIGCGWGALLRWAVKHYGVKGYGITLSQEQWLYNQHRINQEQLSDQLTVELRDYRDLPKEPTFDKIVSVGMVEHVGLINYPIYFQSVLQVLKPGGLFLNHGIASSEPCNGSSIGERFINRYIFPNGELAQLSTMLSVAEQTGWEIVDVDAWRPHYAITLNCWADNFRRVFDRMVSLIGERKARLWQLYLRGSALAFENDYERIYQTLLRRKSDKVWNLPLTRTGWLC